One region of bacterium genomic DNA includes:
- a CDS encoding MauE/DoxX family redox-associated membrane protein, translated as MNALLKNEWLSLVFRLIVGAVFVYAALDKIMHPDGFAKAVSNYRILPGSLINLVALFLPWLELLTGAALILGTKVEGASFLISGMLVIFLIAVTATLIRGISIDCGCFTTSSAGRKAGWGLLVQDTLLLLLSLHLLARGPGRFALEAKRA; from the coding sequence GGCTCTCTCTGGTCTTCCGCCTGATTGTCGGCGCGGTTTTTGTCTACGCCGCTCTCGACAAGATCATGCACCCCGACGGCTTCGCCAAGGCGGTGAGCAACTACCGCATCCTGCCCGGATCGCTCATCAACCTCGTCGCGCTCTTCTTGCCCTGGCTTGAGCTGCTCACCGGCGCCGCGTTGATCCTCGGCACCAAAGTCGAGGGCGCATCATTCCTCATTAGCGGCATGCTCGTGATCTTCTTGATCGCCGTCACCGCCACCCTGATCCGCGGCATCAGCATCGACTGCGGCTGCTTTACCACTTCTTCGGCGGGACGCAAGGCCGGCTGGGGTTTGTTGGTGCAGGACACGCTCCTGCTTTTGCTGTCGTTGCATCTGCTCGCGCGCGGCCCCGGACGCTTCGCGCTGGAAGCCAAACGCGCTTAG
- a CDS encoding class I SAM-dependent methyltransferase — protein MNSTTFLARHYNTMTGFPGRIDSLAQMIEPWVREWNVRAALDAGCGGGALMFALDRLGVEPVGLDLSESMLRLALDNARAAGKSWRFAGAPFPSAGAIFPRRFDAVFVLGNAFIGLDGERAMRESLDGLRASLKPGGHILIQNLNFEPFFLGLKRLINRRVVGDWRYLRYAVPLDDRRLFFTAIADSEREPLELVTNIWQRWDRDRMVDCLHASGFTEIAIYGGINRSPYEPRSSTDLVLAARG, from the coding sequence ATGAACTCGACCACCTTCCTGGCCCGTCACTACAACACGATGACCGGGTTTCCCGGCCGTATCGACAGCCTCGCGCAGATGATCGAACCCTGGGTGCGGGAGTGGAATGTCCGCGCCGCCCTCGATGCCGGCTGCGGCGGCGGCGCATTGATGTTTGCGCTGGATCGCCTCGGTGTGGAGCCGGTCGGGCTAGATCTGTCCGAATCAATGCTGCGTCTGGCGCTCGACAACGCCCGCGCCGCCGGCAAGTCCTGGCGCTTCGCCGGCGCGCCGTTTCCGTCGGCCGGCGCGATCTTCCCGCGCCGTTTCGATGCGGTTTTCGTCCTGGGCAACGCCTTCATCGGGCTGGACGGGGAGAGGGCGATGCGCGAATCGCTCGATGGCCTGCGCGCCTCCCTCAAGCCGGGCGGACACATCCTGATTCAAAACCTCAACTTCGAGCCGTTCTTCCTCGGTCTCAAACGCCTCATCAACCGGCGCGTCGTCGGCGACTGGCGCTATCTGCGATATGCCGTCCCGCTCGATGACCGCCGCTTGTTCTTCACCGCCATCGCCGACTCGGAGCGGGAACCGCTCGAACTGGTGACCAATATCTGGCAGCGCTGGGATCGTGATCGCATGGTCGATTGTCTGCACGCCTCCGGCTTCACCGAGATCGCCATCTACGGCGGCATCAACCGCTCCCCCTATGAACCCCGATCATCCACCGATCTGGTGCTTGCGGCGCGCGGGTAA